CGATCGTTACCGGAAAAATGTTCGACGTAGCAAATATGTTGCCAATCAACCGGATCAGTTAGATGTTCCTTTACTCGATTTGATTCCAAGTGACCGCCCAGCAACGGAAGATCAGTTAGAAAAAGAAGATTTATCTGTCGTTATTCAAGGGAAAATTCGTGAGTTAGACTGTATTTACCGTAAGACAGTAGAATACTTTTATATTCACCAATATTCTCTGATCGAAATTGCGGAGCTAATGAAAGTTTCTATTGGAACAGTGAAATCTCGCTTATTCCGAGCAAAACAACGTTTAAAAGAAATGTTAATCGACGATCCTTCCGCGCTGGAATATTTGCCGGCGTAACCTTTAGATGGTTTGAGAAACTGGTGTAATGGGAATAATCTACTACACTAGTAATCTTCTGGGGGAATGAAAAATGAACAACAAGAAACGCAAAGAATGGAGCACACGCAAACGTATTGTGATGGGCTCCATTGGTGTGTTCGCACTTATTTATATAGCGGTCATTTTATATAATACATATCGACCATTACCAGAAGGTGTCTCTTACAAAGGGGAGATGCATTCCTTAGATAATGTGACGTTTTTAACTGATCTAACGTTTGCGGACGATCAAAAAGGAACTAATCGTCGGTCGGAGCAAGAAATATTTGAACATCTTTATCAAATGATTGACGAAGCGAATGATTTCATTGTTTTAGATATGTTCTTGATGGATGGGTATAACGATGATGAGGAAAGCTTCCCGAAAATAGCAGAGACATTATCGAGCAAATTAGCGGAGAAGAAGAAAGAAAATCCCGATATGAAAATCGTCTACATTACAGATCCGATCAATAAGGGATACGGATCGTATGAAAGTAAGTGGTTTGATAAACTAGATGAAGCAGGAGTTGAGATTGTCTATACGGATTTAGACAAACTTCGCGATTCGACACCTATTTATTCAGGCGTTTATCGTATTTTCTTTCAGTGGTTTGAAACGGGTACGAATGGCTGGATAAAAAACTTAATGGCAGATGAAGCGCCAGATATGACCGCACACTCTTATTTAAAGCTATTAAATATTAAAGCGAATCACCGTAAAGTGGTAATCACAGATAAAGAAGCACTTGTCACTTCTTCTAATCCTCATAATGCAAGTGGATTGCATGGAAATATTGCATTAGCAGTCAACGGGCCAATTATGAACGATATATTAGAAGCGGAAGAAGCTGTTTCCATCTTTTCTGGCGGTCCAAAATTACCTAGAGTCGATGCGAAAGAACAAAAAGGAGAATACAAAGCGCAGTATGTAACGGAACGCAAAATTCTAAAAGCTTTGCTGAAAGATATCGAAGCGACGAAAAAAGGCGATACAATTCGATTAGAGATGTTTTTTGTCGCGAAACGAGATATCGTGAATGCGTTAGTAGACGCTTCTAATCGAGGCGTGGATGTTAAGATGATTTTAGATCCAAATGCCAACTCCTTTGGACAAGAAAAATCTGGTTTACCAAATAGACCAATGGCACAAGAACTAATGGAAGACTCGCAAAACAAAATTGATATTCGCTGGTATAATACCGTTGTTGGGCAATACCATACAAAAATGATTATGATTCAAACAGACGAGAAGACGGTTTTCTCTAGTGGTTCTGCGAACTACACAGAACGTACGTTGGATGATTACAATTTAGAAGCAAATCTTCGTGTGGAAGCACCAAATGACAGTAAACTCGTCAACGAAATGACCACGTATTTTGACCGACTCTGGAACAATGAAGATGCGATGTACACATTAGACGTGGAAGAATATCAAGATGACTTTACATTTTGGCAGCGCTGGATTTATACCATTCAGAAAATCTTGAAAGTTACCACGTATTAAAAAAGGACAATTGCTCGGCGTATGCCAAGTAATTGTCCTTTTTCTCTGCCTTATTCTTGATGACCAGTTTGGAACCAATCTTCGACATTCCAAACTTTTGTTACTAAGCCTTCGTAAAAATCCGGTTCGTGACTAACGAGCACGATCGTTCCTTTGTATTCACTCATGGCACGTTTCAATTCTTCTTTGGCGAAAATATCTAAATGGTTAGTTGGCTCGTCAAAAAGTAACCAGTTGGACTCTTCCATCATAAGTTTACAAATACGCACTTTTGCTTGTTCTCCACCACTAAGCTGGCTCATTGGACGAGAGATATGCTCATTTTTTAAGCCTGTTCGTGCAAGTAAGGCACGCACTTGGTTTTGATCCATACTTGGAAACGAGTTCCATACTTCATCGATTGGTGTTGTGTTGCCGGCTTTCACTTCTTGTTCGAAATACGAAGGGAATAAGAAGTCTCCTCGAGAAACTTTTCCACCTAGGGAAGGGATTTTCCCGAGCATCGTTTTCAGTAACGTCGATTTTCCGACGCCATTCATTCCGACGAGCGCGATTTTTTCTCCACGTTCGATGGTAAACGACAATGGAGGGAGTAAAGGTTTGTCATAACCAATTAAGACATTTTCTGCTTCGATAACGAAACGACTTGATCCACGCGATTCTTTAAAGTCGAACTGCGGTTTTGCTGCAGTTTCCGGACGATCAATTCGCTCAATACGATCTAATTGTTTTTGACGAGATTTTGCACGCCCAGTTGTGGAATAACGCGCCTTATTTTTGGCGATGAAATCTTCTTGCTTTTTAATGAATTCTTGCTGTTTTTCATAAGCATCAATATGTTGGCGTTTATTTATCTCTGCTAACTCTAGGAATTTTTCGTACGTTGCGGTATAACGAGACAGTTTCGAAAACTCTAAATGGAAAATAACATCTACGACGCCATTCATAAATTCAGTGTCATGTGAGATAAGTAAAAAAGCATACGGGTAATCTTTTAAATAATTTGATAACCACGTTACATGCTCTTCGTCTAGATAGTTTGTTGGCTCATCAAGTAATAGCACTTTCGGTTTTTCTAATAATAATTTCGCCAAGAGTACTTTCGTGCGTTGTCCACCTGACAGTGCTGATACATCACGATCTAAACCGATTGCATCTAATCCTAGTCCGCGAGCTACTTCTTCAATTTTCATATCTAACGTGTAAAAATCACCCGCATCAAGTGCATCTTGAATCGAGGCCATTTGATCTAATAACTCATCCAATTCTTCCGGTGTTGCTTCTGCCATTTTCCCTGCAATCTCGTTCATCTCTTCTTCTTTTTTGTAAAGTGGAAGAAAGGCATCTTGTAATGTTTCGCGCATTGTTCTTCCAGGTGTAAGACGGGTATGTTGATCCAAATATCCGTATTGTGCATGAGGTAGCCACTCAACTTTTCCCGTATCGTGGATCAGTTCGCCCGTTAAAATACTCATTAGCGTGGATTTTCCAACGCCGTTAGCGCCGACAAGTCCTACGTGTTCTCCTTCAACGATTCGGAATGAAACCTCTTTAAAAAGGGTTCGATCTCCAAATGTATGTGCTAAATTTTCAACTAATAACATGTTGTTTCCTCCGATTATTGCAGCATTATCTTGTATGTGTTTTTTCCATAAGAAAAACCCCCGGCAACTACATCGCCGCGAGCTGTTTGTTAAGATCTGCGAGTTGTACTTCCATATTGGCTAAGCGTTGTTCTGCTTGCTCAATCATTGCAGGATGACCGGTCGATTCCAGCTTTTCGATATCTCCTTGCAAGCGTATATAGTCCATTTTAAGTTCAGCAATTTGGTATTCTAGCTGTTTGCGATCCATCAGTCGAGCTCCTTCAATTTTCCCTCTATTGTAGCACTGATAGCCTTCTTGTCGCAAATGTCACGAAATCTTCTCCACTACGTTTTTCTTTCCAGCGTTCTTGTAATTCTACTTGTTTTTGTGCTTTTTTAGGATGCAAGTAGAGTTCCATTAGAGCGTTTTGAAGATGCGATTGCTTTACTTTTCTTCCAAGACCAAGATGACTGATTCCGTACATTTCAAGCTCGAGCATTTGATCAAATTCCGCATCTGTTTGAGAAAGCGCAATATATGCTTTTTTCAAATAGGCACTGATGAATGCTCCATATGAACCATCTCCAATGACGATGGTGCTAGAAGCAATTTCTGCATAAGGATGCTTTACTTCTTTTACGGTGGCTGAACTTTTTCCGAGTGCTAATAACTTTAAGGAGGTTATATCTCCCTTGTAATCTGGCGTTAGACACACGACTACTTCTAACGGTATCGCAAGTTGAACTAAATGACGTAACACTCGATACGAAAGATTATGCCGATCTTCATCCCCAAAATGAACGACTACTTTGGGGTGATGTGAAGTGCTCGGCACATCAAGGTGAATTGGTGCTAAAAAAAAGTCCCATCCAAATGGTCTATCTGAAGCAAATGGGGATAAAGCGAATGTCGAAAAACAATCATAATTGTCCGGTAAAACCTCATGATTTGGAGAGCAATCGAGTTCCAGGACAGATCTTGCACAAGTTGCTAGTTCTTTTCGGTTAAATCGATCCAGTGTGACATTGTCCATAATAAGTAAATCCGCTTTTGCTTTTTTTAACTCCTCCAACGTTGTTGCTCGTGAAGTGGACGTAGGTTGAAACTTCTCACACGTTACTTTTTGTAATAATTGTTCAAATGACTGTCGACGCTCATGTGCATACGTTATATCTCCACACCAATAAATAATGTCACTCATCCCATCAACCCCTTTCAAAAAATTCTATGGGAAAACACAACCGAATATGCATCGAAAGGAGGAACAATTCGGTTCCTATGGTAAACTGTTACTACGATTTAGATGAGTGAGGTTGAAACATGAAAAAGAAAGCTGCATTGCTCGTGGGAGCAACTGGATTAGTTGGGAATGAAGTGTTGCACCTTTTATGTGAACGAGAAGAATACGCGGCAATTCACGTGCTATCGAGAAGGGAACTGGCCTTTTCCCATCCGAAGATGGATGTACTCGTGAAAGATTTTGATGCGATTGAAGTAGAAGACGTGGAAATAGCAGATGACTTTTTTTGCTGCATCGGGACAACGATTAAAAAAGCAGGATCAGAAGATGCATTTGAAGAAGTAGATGTCACATTTCCAGTGAAACTTGCTTCATTCGCAAAGAAAAAGGGCATGCAACATATGCTCGTCATTTCAGCGATGGGGGCAAACGCAGAATCGCCTATATTTTATAATCAGATGAAAGGGAAATTAGAGCAGCAATTGACAGAGCTGTCAATTTCTCGATTATCGATTTTCCGGCCATCCTTATTAAAAGGAGAGCGGGATGAATTTCGTTTAGGAGAAACGATTGGCAACAAATTGCTTACTGGGTTGCGACCGTTTTTACTTGGACCCATGAAAAAGTACAGGGCGATAGAAGCAAAACAAGTCGCAATTGCGATGGTTTCTACAGCTTTACGGGCAAATCGAAAAGTCGTGAGTGTGTATACGTCGGACCAGTTGGCGAAAATGTCTATACCGGTTAAAAAAGAAGAAGCTCCGATTCCGAGAGAAGCACTTTTCAATTGGGAATCGAGAAAAGAGATATTTATCGAAGAAGAAAGAGGGGAAGAAGATGCTTGATACGGTTATGTTTACACTAATGTTTGTGGTTGTGTTAGGAATCGCTTCCCAATGGTTTGCTTGGCGGTTTC
The Paenisporosarcina cavernae genome window above contains:
- a CDS encoding RNA polymerase sigma factor; this encodes MQVQIDALYDEYNRYMYHLCLKLTRNPNEAEDLLQEVWLKVVRYESYMKDVEHVRAWLTTICMNTFRDRYRKNVRRSKYVANQPDQLDVPLLDLIPSDRPATEDQLEKEDLSVVIQGKIRELDCIYRKTVEYFYIHQYSLIEIAELMKVSIGTVKSRLFRAKQRLKEMLIDDPSALEYLPA
- a CDS encoding phospholipase D family protein — protein: MNNKKRKEWSTRKRIVMGSIGVFALIYIAVILYNTYRPLPEGVSYKGEMHSLDNVTFLTDLTFADDQKGTNRRSEQEIFEHLYQMIDEANDFIVLDMFLMDGYNDDEESFPKIAETLSSKLAEKKKENPDMKIVYITDPINKGYGSYESKWFDKLDEAGVEIVYTDLDKLRDSTPIYSGVYRIFFQWFETGTNGWIKNLMADEAPDMTAHSYLKLLNIKANHRKVVITDKEALVTSSNPHNASGLHGNIALAVNGPIMNDILEAEEAVSIFSGGPKLPRVDAKEQKGEYKAQYVTERKILKALLKDIEATKKGDTIRLEMFFVAKRDIVNALVDASNRGVDVKMILDPNANSFGQEKSGLPNRPMAQELMEDSQNKIDIRWYNTVVGQYHTKMIMIQTDEKTVFSSGSANYTERTLDDYNLEANLRVEAPNDSKLVNEMTTYFDRLWNNEDAMYTLDVEEYQDDFTFWQRWIYTIQKILKVTTY
- a CDS encoding ABC-F family ATP-binding cassette domain-containing protein encodes the protein MLLVENLAHTFGDRTLFKEVSFRIVEGEHVGLVGANGVGKSTLMSILTGELIHDTGKVEWLPHAQYGYLDQHTRLTPGRTMRETLQDAFLPLYKKEEEMNEIAGKMAEATPEELDELLDQMASIQDALDAGDFYTLDMKIEEVARGLGLDAIGLDRDVSALSGGQRTKVLLAKLLLEKPKVLLLDEPTNYLDEEHVTWLSNYLKDYPYAFLLISHDTEFMNGVVDVIFHLEFSKLSRYTATYEKFLELAEINKRQHIDAYEKQQEFIKKQEDFIAKNKARYSTTGRAKSRQKQLDRIERIDRPETAAKPQFDFKESRGSSRFVIEAENVLIGYDKPLLPPLSFTIERGEKIALVGMNGVGKSTLLKTMLGKIPSLGGKVSRGDFLFPSYFEQEVKAGNTTPIDEVWNSFPSMDQNQVRALLARTGLKNEHISRPMSQLSGGEQAKVRICKLMMEESNWLLFDEPTNHLDIFAKEELKRAMSEYKGTIVLVSHEPDFYEGLVTKVWNVEDWFQTGHQE
- a CDS encoding SE1832 family protein; translated protein: MDRKQLEYQIAELKMDYIRLQGDIEKLESTGHPAMIEQAEQRLANMEVQLADLNKQLAAM
- a CDS encoding oxidoreductase is translated as MKKKAALLVGATGLVGNEVLHLLCEREEYAAIHVLSRRELAFSHPKMDVLVKDFDAIEVEDVEIADDFFCCIGTTIKKAGSEDAFEEVDVTFPVKLASFAKKKGMQHMLVISAMGANAESPIFYNQMKGKLEQQLTELSISRLSIFRPSLLKGERDEFRLGETIGNKLLTGLRPFLLGPMKKYRAIEAKQVAIAMVSTALRANRKVVSVYTSDQLAKMSIPVKKEEAPIPREALFNWESRKEIFIEEERGEEDA